The genomic interval tttccgcctagggttaccaccccctaggacctagggttaccacccctaggacctagggttaccaccccctagggtttttctccacctagggttaccaccccctaggacctaaggttgccgccccttagggttttcctccacctagggttaccgccccctaggacataaggttgccgccccttagggttttcctccacctagggttaccgccccctaggacctaaggttgcccccccttaggattttccttcacctagggttaccaccccctaggacctaaggttacccccccttaggattttcccttgcctaaccgcagttaggactttcctgaaaccttatttaaccacgttagataacaaggaatcttaactttgaatccctttgccattatcaaaactgaggttcgatcgtcggatgcttactgcaccaacaatctccccctttttgattatggcaaccgaaattcaaagttaagtaaaaaatgaaataaagatacgcataaataagcataggcataaataaagcataggcacattcacaacaaatttttcattttaatttaagtttataatattctttgaatttcttcctactctccccctttgccatatatcaaaatacccaagagagtgaagaaaatctgggccttagcttaactttcaaagataattttcaatcttatcttccaatcttttaatttacttttgataaacacttagtttttcttgtaagacttttagataggtgaaatcataattttgaaagcaaaattcttcctttagtttgagagatacttttagctgagataaagttattttgtctttaaacagtaacttagctaaatgtttttgaaaaaaatatttagctatatttgaaaatacttagctatgttttcagcgtaaaaatgattgcgttgagaaaatatcttgccaagtagctaagtttagaaaataatttaactaagttagagaaaacttaattaagtactcagctctgaaaacatttagcttatagaggagttataatttaaaagtcaggtcataaataattttaattttaaagctaagttaaaaatagcttgaattttcgaagatatgccaaaaatagtttttaattttaaggtcaagttaaaaattttaaagaaaaactaattttaaaaccgactcaaaatcactcccccttaattaatgtcttaataaatttttgagttcaggagttcaagcatgagaggttaaaaaattattttcctaattttccatctcagtcattctagattaacaagcatgtttagcatatgagtgagtgtgagatggagtttactttaatttacaacattgaaaatatcagttagaattccaaataagtgacaattattttgaagatttaaaaattaattgagtttagaatttcaacgaatttaataacttctgaaaagggttttgaaattaatttttcagaggatattacaaatgatttttcaaataattttttaagtagttttgaaataattttgaaattaatttttcaagggatttttcaaatgattttgaaatgatcatttttctaatgattttacaaataacttttaagttttaacatatttttacaagattcttcaaataattaagttttaaagattttgaaatgattttgaaaagatttttaaaattaagttttaaaaagattttgaaattaagttttaaaatgattttgaaagatttttcaaattaagttttgaaaagattttgaaattaagttttaaaatgattttaaaattaagttttaaaatgattttgaaattaagttttgaaaagattttgaaattaagttttaaaatgattttaaaattaagttttaaaaagattttgaaattaagttttaaaatgattttgaaatgattttgaaagatttttaaaattaagttttgaaaagattttgaaattaagttttaaaatgattttaaaattaagttttaaaattaagttttgaaattaagttttgaaaagattttgaaattaagttttaaaatgattttaaaattaagttttgaaaagattttaaaattaagttttaaaatgattttgaaattaagttttgaaaagattttgaaattaagttttaaaatgattttgaaatgattttgaaattaagttttgaaatgattttgaaattaagttttaaaaagattttaaaattaagttttgaaaagattttgaaattaagttttgaaaagattttgaaattaagttttaaaatgattttaaaattaagttttgaaattaagttttaaaatgattttaaaattaagttttaaaatgattttaaaattaagttttaaagaatttttttttttttaaataactatcagtttgaattttttttacttccttagtcatctcacccatctaaattttcaatcagggaatcctataattgatgtgagatgatttatttttgagttcaagggtctggtttaactttgtgttagattcaggtttagctttgggtttaacaagtaagcattctttggataaacttctgggctatggtgagtcacaaggagctcattaaagtaaccatgccttcgaggttttccaaatagtcctacccattgaacttaatactaaaccttggtctaactagttaggatccatttaagggtagcttcggtcagttccacttggccaaatgcaccaggtcgaagccatatcttcctagacatgcgatgcccaagcttccctaacgtactattatccaaaaatttcaccagtactgtggatcaagttaaacttagcccgttttaatctaaccttaattaccctgtcgggtaatatactcttgttttacccatttcgggtagattaagttcagttaccctgtcgggtagttcagtggggggtgccagttattctggatcctccatctatgatttaatttcaaatttttaatttgattttgatttttgaattttgaatttataatttaatttcaaatttttaatttgattttgatttttgaattttgaatttataatttaatttcaaatttttaatttgattttgattttaaattttgaagattgtttttctttttgctccccctggatcataacctcgatatggtctatcgaggtagtgtatttgatccttcgggacccaatattgaccaagtccaacttgattgaccaagttggacttaggtacccatgcttggactacctttatattatttctattaactaatgataaatacgatttgtatttcgttttggtcttaaatccaagtccagttttattgtaaacggctcgctgttttccaagaatcagatccagattcttggaacccaaggtgaaccgttccaacgtgtccttgagttctttaatttgagctttcaaattgaaattttcttcctcaagttgttggacttgagttgaactttcaatttgaactgactcagttaaagagctcgagtcagtcgcttccttaagggttgttacctccttttggagcgacttaacccggacgttggatttagccaacttttttagcaagtatattttttaaatcgTCTAATTGAGTTCTAGAAAGTAAGGCACTTACAGAGGTTttaggtccttcggaaacgaatgcggattcgtggcttcgctcggactctgtttctgactcgctctccgtttcggattcgaactcagactcggtgtcgataatgttcgctagtactggtagagcgagaaggtttgtttgctcttcttcgtccgattcggattcacctgatgactcggaccatgttgccttcagtgctttcttcgtcttgcttgttcctgcaaataacgcaacatCTTCCTCGGTCGGAATaatattagtctgctcaaataatttatttattaaaacatgcttacctattttcgtattaggaataccttcgtgtaggtcaatcagattctcccacagctccttggcacttgagaatgggccgacgcgattcagctccttattcgttaagccacattgaagtgtatacgttgcttttgcgtttgcttctacctttttgataaggttcgcgtcccagttctcgtacggtagtggcttgccggcgccgtcagttggtagttgaaaCCCGATTTTGACGaccatccagacttcaaagtgagtctggagatacgcctccatccgacccttccaatctccgaaatcatctccggagaagagcggtggtcgagcagtgttgtagccttcttgatgggtcattttttaaaaagacgatctcgcaaaataaacacaataaaacttgttccaagacttagtcttggattagtagtgcgggagagaaataaagatagtgaTTCAGGaaatttgagaaaaaataataaaatattattaaaataatattaaaaaatattaccacaaatttttgaaaacgcaatatttcgctaattccaaccaatggtgaaaagatgaaaatggattttttgaaaacagttttggaggggaaAAAAACGAAATGcgtgaatggtggttgcaccagttcaaagcgaccccgctctgataccaattgttggatcgagacgctctagagggggggggggggtgaatagcgctcgtggctatttgttcaattatcgaaaaactatcggagtaattaaaatgcagcggaataaaataaacacaaagacacaaagggatttacttcgttcggagcctaaggcgactcctactcgaaggcctgcgatccttgatcacttccggtgggcaacaactataagctcgataagaattatagattacaaaatgtaacagcaattagaataactttgtaccgacaacttaaagaagagaaaaacgaagctccgggtcgtcggaatgttgcaacagcacttcggaatgactttgttagcagcacgttgaagaaggaaagctcagaacttgatacattgagatgctggtcgaaacccccttataaagggtgttcaaggcgccttgaaggttgttcaaggcgcctccatgctgcctagtcttccgcgtggatcagatctgaactgatcgaacttcatcccttggaggcgccttataccctgctcaaggcgccttccaaggcgccttatactcccttcaaggcgccttcgatgaactttcgcagccagctcagcttttgcacccgaggcgcctccaagctccctcggacactgttcatccgaggctttaggttgctcctttgcacctgcaagatacgttagtcccaaacaatatcctgcaacacaaagttagcacaataaacatgataaatgaagtatagacagtctccggactgtccgagtctgacttcgggttttcgaccggaaaccctaggtcgacccgacgcctactgttccctctacggggaacgcgtcctcacctactccactcaggagatttacctgttgccagtcgatcctccagatcgactggacttttgctcagcactcgatgcttccggactttctgctggacatccgcttccccggctagtccagtctttcacctggttcgcgacactaggactttccacctagggttaccaccccctaggacttttgcctgaagccatcgacctgccaagactttccgcatagggttaccaccccctatgacctagggttaccgccccctaaggttttccctttgcctaaccgcagctaggactttcctgaaatcctcattcaacatgttagataacagagaatcttaactttgaatccctttgccattatcaaaacttaggttcgatcgtcggatgcttcctgcaccaacaggagCTAATCACTAGACTCATGAACCTTGGAGAAATGATAATGAATCAGGATTCGCAAAGGTATACTTTAAATGCTTTCTCGAGAATACTTGAATGGACGTCTATAGTGGACtcctactacatctctaaggacatcgaggtaaatagtttagaaattttattttccatttttgaACTAcacgagtcaagatgtgcaggtttaGGAAATAAAGAATAAAAGTCAACCCAGAACCTAGCACTCAAAGCCAAGAAGATTGAGTCGGAGTCAGAATCATTGCTCGACGAAAACGAAGAAAgttatatggtaagaaaattttcaaagttctttaaGTCTAACAATTTTGATAAGAAACAAGCCAACGTAACAAAGTTCTCCAGGGAAAGAGAAAAGTATATGCTACAACTGCCAAGAataagggcacatcaaggataactatctgaaattaaaaagaaaggagaaagaaaaggacaaaggGTCAAGATGattgaagcacaagaatctaaaagttaCGTGAGACAAGTCATCATCAAAATTTGAGATCGAGCCTACATctgacttgcactaatggcaagtcatcaagaataaGATGAGTAAAACTCATccaagatgagcatcgagagtaacGATAAAAGGAGAGTGGTGAACTACGAGTCTGacacggtaagtgaggtacgtaaccTTCCCTTTGATCAATTATATGAAGTTGTACAAATACTAAGTAGATCATTTTGTAAAACTTGAATGAAATAcataaatgaaaagaagaaatatGCATATTTGTTAGAAGATCTTGATAAACttaaaactgaaaatacaaaattaaaaggtaaaatagaattattagaaaattctgcatgttcaaatCCTAACATTCTTCTTATTTCAAATTTTAGCAATAATAATACTGAAAGGCTAATttggtatattagaaaccatAGGAGTCAAATagttaaaatatcaaaaaaattatattataagaaaatacttgataaatctaataggtaggaacttattttgggttttaaaattaaacttgacATATTAGATTATCATATAAAGTTGGTTAGAAATTTGAattgttttgatttattaatatttttggcTAAATTAATAGCTTTGTATACCTTCTATTCCACGttaattaggttttaattttttttatgatagaaAAAAGTATTATATTCTaacagaaaatttttcaaaaattttttattgttatattattttttatgaatttattaattaaaataatatttttaaattttaaaaatacttcacattttgtttttttttaaatattaatttttatttaataaaatattatgattTCTATTTCAAGAAAAACTTTCAGGATTTTTCGACCAATAAATATCATGttttgataattaaatttttttagaaattttagttttttctatggataaacattttattttataaaaaaaataagatttttagATGTTAAATTTAGAAACTTATTTTGGGTTTCAAAATTAAACTTGACATATTAGATTATCATATAAAGTTGGCTAGAAATTTGAattgttttgatttattaatatttttggcTAAATTAATTTCTTTGTATACCTTCTATTCTACGTTAAataggttttaatttttttatgatagaaaaaaatattatcttctaACAGAAAATTTGtcgatttttttttattgttatattattttttataaatttatgaaataaaattatatttttaaatttaaaaaatacttcacattttgatttttttaaaaatattattttttatttaataaaatattatgatttctatttcaagaattttttttaggatttttcgaccaataaataaattattatgaATTATTTACCAAATATCATGTtttgataattaaaattttttagaaattttaattttttctatggataaacattttattttataaaaaaaataagatttttagatgttaaaatctatttttaagaattaaaatttaaaaataactattttattaaaatattatttattctagataaaataaaaatattttgtttgtGAAAATTTTGTCATGGTTCAAATGCTTATTGTTGATATTGAAGAAAAATTtcacgatttttttttaaattaaaaattatttttatcaaaattgaaGATTAATTGTTAAACATTATTTtctttacaaaataattttagtaaaaagaTAAACTCTTGAATCTTCTATTTAAAAAACCCAAGAAAAATTttcacatatttttttttatttttttcatattttcccttatatatttttttatatgattAAACGGGGAGAAATTAGGGATTAAGATAAGGGGATGGTataacatttttattttatttattgcaaacttattatttttattaaagtgcaaatttatttttttagaataaattattttattatttgttttactATAACTTAACTTgaattgatgcacataaaaaaaagggagattgtaagtatccggattgattttgatgtgatcaatcaagttaagttaaactctgCGGTTTTGATCATTTGTATCTAAGTATGCAGAGATTTAGTAACACAAAAAGTCGAGCAGAAGTTGTAGCGAGCGAGAAGGATGATACAGGAAGCGAGTCGACTTGCTCGGTGCAattaagggatgagaagctgcgaAAAAGTACACCGACGTATGAGAAGATGCACACAAcacttccaagggatgagaaaccAGGGGGGAGGAAGATTGCTCAAAAAGAAGGCtagagttgggttcgagtgatcTTAATTTTGGAAGGCCAAAGTACCACCCAAGCGACTAGACGAGAAAACGGTCAACTTCGGAGTTGATTGTGTCCAGGCGCCTTGACTAGGTCTAAGCGCTTAGGCTCCAGGCGCCCAAACTATTCCACCACTTTAGTGAGCCCTTCTTGTGAAGAGGATCAACACGAAGTCTACGTCAGCCGACTTTAGGCACCCCCGAGAAGCGAATATTTGTTGGAGAGAAGTCGACGACTCAACCGAGTTTAGGCACCCGGACCAGGTCCAGGCGCAAGGGAGGTGACATGTTAGCAAACAActaacttcgaccagtggattataaatagagctctgatgCTCGAAGTTTGTACAACACACTTGTACTTTTCATTTCGTAATTCTGGTTTAATTGTTCTGCGTTTTAAACGTTTGTAAGAGGCTACTTTGCCCGCTACATCGAAGGATTTTTGCGGAGTTTTTTTTCATTATCTTAGATTAATagtcacctaggttgtaaccaagtaattcttgcctattctttattttgtttatgtttttatttgtttgaATTAACACAACCTACCTGAACCTATAATCCCAATCTCACATCACATGGTTTCATTGCAAAGGAAGAAAATACAATATCAAGTTATTTCCATGCCAAGGAATCATAAGTTATATGGATATATGGCAGAGGGGTAATTAAGTGGAGATGGGAGGGCATTTTGGTCTTTTGGCCTGTTAGGGCTTTAAGAGGAAAAAGGATGCACTGTAGTAAGGGTGGGCTGGGGTTCGTGTGGGATTTGGATGCCGCCGCCAGAAACTTTCTTCACTCTCATGCTCCTCGCCGGCGCCGACGCCGGCCAGTGATCTCCACCTCTTCTCCTCCCCTTCTCCCCCTCGTGCTCAACTCCTCGCCGGAGAGACCGACccacctttcttcttcttcctcctcgcgaTGCCGTCAGACAGACCCGACGCCGGCGACTCCCTttcctctctccttctcctctgtcGCTCGACGCGTAGTGAAGGCAGGAagccttcttctccctctctcgctGCCACCTTCGGGCAACGCCTCGCCGGTGACGGCCACCactcccttcttcctcctcctcccggTGACGGCCATATCCCCCTTCCCTCACGTGAAGTTCCTCCCGGCGACAACCACATCCCATCCtttctccctcctcctcctcgcaaCACTGCCTCCGGAGAGACTCTTCCTCCTCGCAACACTACCGCCAGAGAAGCCGCCCACCGTTCCTCCTTCCTTCGCTGCTGCTCAAGCACGGATGTCGTGTGCTTTCGATGTGGGTCGGACCTCCAGGCCCTCGTCGCCCGTGGACTCCGGTATGATCGTGCTCTATCTTTGTtgcattccggcctgcgagccgaggttatgttttgatccttgtATCGTTGCCTTACGTGGGCACGTCCGCTGTATCTCGGCATGCGTAccgatctcgtgtcccggcctgcaTGGCGACATTTAGCCCGCCCTGCGTGCTGCTAGTATTTCTCGACCTACAGTTCATCTTCCGGTTTCAGGCCACCACATTCGGCTCCGCGCCACCGCGCCATCAGATCTAGCTCCTCGTCCGGCGCAACCATCCACCCTTCCAGGTCCCAACCACTCGAGCAGCGTCTCATCCGAGAGCGCCCCCTGGGTCAGGGTACGTTTTCGTACTCACccttcatttattttattattatattattagcctgttattcatatattcgttggatctgcctcgaacaTCGAGGTATCGGGGACCGGGTCAACCCGATCGCTGGctacaggtagcgttgaccagaagacttatgaagacttggtcaacacggaagccatctcagcacaccccctccGGGACACcgcgactcggtcaacattccatccacctcacccaacggtccgtctgactcagctttcagacgggatcaaatttggcgctgcttgtgggaatctccttcacctgttttggaacgtgaagatggatgatgtcgggaggttctctgctaTTATCACAGTTCCAGAGGATCCCGACGAACATATTACCTTCTACCCTCACTCTACCGGTATttgggagtcgagggatcgagtggagcttcagTTGGCCGgtaggttagtttttccattatgttttttccctgactccacgggtattcgggagtcgagggaccgagacaaacccttagccggttggTACGACTCCTCGATCAGGTACGCTATGGGATCTGCTCTCTTTTTACGGTTATAGGATCTGCTATACTGCCCTGATgagagagtaagatcctagttccttgatcaaagactagggccttcgatttttgatcggacacttggggcccagctccccactcatacacttgggacacagctccctGCTCATGtactagggacacagctccccgattATTGACTCGCAGTacgacttcccgatcaggatctaagggcctcgctctttgattacaggctaggggtcTCACTCTCTAATCAGggactaggggcccagctccccgatcaggtgtattataggctctgcacccttcgccatgaggctctgcatcctcttactactatAGGCTCTGTACTACCGCCTCTGCACCCTTCACTATAGGGCTCAGCATTCTCTTACTGCTATAAGCACTTCACTCTATTATTACTATATGCTCTGTATTTTCCACCTGTTTTGCGTGCATTTTACGTCTACAGGCTCTGCTCCCTCCACCCGCGGTGCTCTACTTCCTTCTATTACTATAGACTCTGCTCCCTTATattgaagggtttaagttaggccttcattatctaagaaggaggttgccttcttagaaggagaatgtaaggttgtaacatatgtttcattacctagtggcatgaggaaagttgaggctattggattagcctaacttaaaggtattgtcaaacatcaaaaagggggagattgttggtgcaacctttggtcaaggttgacctggttgacccaaggtgagttgacctgactcggaaaagtccaagcagggggtTTGGcatgtgaaaagtccaagcagggagcttggcacgggaaaagtccaagtatggagacttggcacggagaagtccaagtatggaagcttggcacatgggaagtcggagagggctcggtagctcgttctccggactgtggtcagagagggctcgggagctcgttctctggaccggatggaagtaggagaagggctcggtagctcgttctccgaactgtggtcagagagggctcggtagctcgttctctggaccggatgtggaaaagtcatggtgagtgaagccaggcagttgggaagtcctggtgagtgaagccaggcagttgggaagtcctggtgagtgaagccgggtagattggaaatcctggtgagtaaagcaaggtgaaaaccctagtgagtgaagctaggtgaaagtcctggtgagtgaagccgggcaagggaaaatccagatggatcaagggagatcggacatctggtgttgaaaaggtcaagtaggtcaagggagtgaccggatacttgacacgaagagaaaagtccaagtgggtcaaagggattgaccggacacttggtggggagtcttagcaggtcaagggagtgaccggatgctaagcatgatgtaccaacaggtcaaggttgaccggatgttggtttggaaggcttgggacttggtttaggcaaaaaccaagctctggatcgatcagtggatcgatccagtgatacactggatatctggatcggtctggtgaccaatcagtaaccaaacagtagcctactgagtgttatctgatcggtctgcagaccgatcaggaaacaacgatcagaaggcaaggagttcgggagaaaaggaagggaatgcatgctgatcggtccctggaccgatcagaggaagctctgatcggtccccaggaccgatcagaggttcctggACCGATTAGGCTTCAGCCTGATcagtccagaactatccgttgtgagccaacggtcttctatcttctggcttcttcttcgcaggtggatgcaggtataagagggcTGATGGCTTCTACAGTGAAGTAATCCCTTGCACTCTTCTTcatctccgaagcttctgcttcttcttgatcttcttcttgcttctgcaagttagtgcttccgaagcttcgcgtgagtttCCTCGACTTCTTCAACTGgtgtcagctgctgctgttcttccgtgaagttgctgcttcgtcaacggaaaccagtcgaaggcaagcaaggtgttttacattcatattgtttgtatttcttgctgtatttctatcttgttgttgcaagttattgtggcgaggtttctccacccagaatgagttgttattagccgattttcgggagactcatccaccgacggattgataggcttcgtccaccttacggacatgccgaggagtaggagtttcatctccgaacctcgttacatcgacgagtttgaggtttgtctttttcctttacgtttctatttagttatttccgctgcgctaaccctaatcttaggaagaaacgaagaatttggggcgtatattcacacccccctctctagccgcgatcatcgattctaacaagtgggtcaaagggattgaccggacacttggtggggagtcttaacaggtcaagggagtgaccggatgctaagcatgatgtaccaacaggtcaaggttgaccggatgttggtttggaaggcttgggacttggtttgggcgaaaaccaagctctggatcgatcagtggatcgatccagtgatacactgggtatctggatcggtctggtgaccgatcagtaa from Zingiber officinale cultivar Zhangliang chromosome 6B, Zo_v1.1, whole genome shotgun sequence carries:
- the LOC121991173 gene encoding uncharacterized protein LOC121991173; the protein is MHCSKGGLGFVWDLDAAARNFLHSHAPRRRRRRPVISTSSPPLLPLVLNSSPERPTHLSSSSSSRCRQTDPTPATPFPLSFSSVARRVVKAGSLLLPLSLPPSGNASPVTATTPFFLLLPVTAISPFPHVKFLPATTTSHPFSLLLLATLPPERLFLLATLPPEKPPTVPPSFAAAQARMSCAFDVGRTSRPSSPVDSGMIVLYLCCIPACEPRLCFDPCIVALRGHVRCHHIRLRATAPSDLAPRPAQPSTLPGPNHSSSVSSESAPWVRALLPPPAVLYFLLLL